Within Mercenaria mercenaria strain notata chromosome 15, MADL_Memer_1, whole genome shotgun sequence, the genomic segment TCTAGTTCAAACACGTTTTAGAGGTATGCATTAAACAAAATCAGATGGACGAACTCAAAATAAAATGCAGCTGGATTGATATGATTGGACAGTGTACGCATGTCCATTACCTGGTtttcaagtttcatttcaactgacTGGAAACAGGAGGATTTGAGCACGAAAGAAAGTGTGACAGTCGTACGGCAAAATGAACGAACGGACATTTCAAATACTATATGCCTTCCGGGTCTTCAACACCGGGGgttaatatcaaatattaataGGCATAAAAATTACCATACGTAATAACAGagaaaaatgatcaaatcaaaaACTATATTCGAGAATCACTCCTCTCTTCAGCTGGACCATCATTTCGATTATTGTCCTCTAAATCAGTTCCTGTAGTCTCGGTTGATTGATTTGTTATTTCGTTTATGCCACTTTCAGCTATGCCAGAATCTTTTGATGCGGACTGTATTTTTATATCCCTTACACTTCTCTTAGACACTAAAGGTGTTTCTACACTCATAGCACTGTTTGCGTCCTTAAGAGGCAAAACACCTTCATGTTTAATATTTGTATTACTACTCAAGTGTTCCGTCGTGTTATGCGCATTTTCATTTTGTGTCACATTTATGACAGTTTTCACTTCATCATTTTCTTTGTCATTCTCAGCATCAGAATGTTCTTCGTGGTCTTCATTTTCATCTTCTAGGCCAGAATCACTGTCAGAGTCATGTTTTTCTTCCGAAGATTTACCTTTACCTTTCTTTGATTTTTTGCCTTTTCGATGctttttagttttacttttatttttcgaCTGTTTATCTTTTTTGTGTTTCTTCTTTGGTGTTGTGTCAATACTGGAAGAAATGGTTCAGATTACGATTAAAATTTAATCCAAATTGACATAACTATCGATATCACATTTCAACGGCCAGATAGAAAAAGTACAGGGTAAATAGTAAACAAATCGCTCAAACTCTGATATGCTACTagtgatatttctatttaatgacaaaaaaatcCCATGATTCTTCTATATAATGGCCAATACAAAATCGCACATACTACTATTATATTGAAAGCTCTATCCATAGCGTCTAAAATTTCCTATCTTCGGGTCTCGAATCTAATGGACGCTACAATATAACGAAACTTTGCAAATTCACTCCTGCGACGAATGTTCAACATCGATATCTCCTTCAGACAAGCGCATGAGCTTATAATTTATTAATACCATTTCCTCTAGGTACTATTacctttgaaaaacaaatgaagtGACAGTGTTTAGAAGGTTTGCTATACAGACATTGACTGTAAGACAAATCAATGAATGGGTGGCGATCTGATTTGCTTAAAGCATTAAAATGCAATCATTATTAATCTTCAAATTGCATAACATAATTAACGAAATTGATtcctttttttctctctctctcttgtaAAATGCCATAAACCTGTAGTGGTTAAAATTTATTTAGGACAAAACACACTCGTAATTTCTATAGGAATAAATTGTATTTCACAAACGTAATAGAGGTTTAGACAGATCTATTAATGACGTTATAcaaagatagaaaaaaaatctgtatttaaaaTGCAGTGTATTGTGTATTTCAAACTTCTCAGGTTCAAATAGATCTATGTCTTTGTTCGGTTGAAtactttaaaatactttaaaggtCTGAAATCACAAATGTTCAGTAGAAACAATAACTGGTATCGTTTATCTGTTAAGATGCAAGATATAATCGGACGTTTCGGTCTATATTTAAGGCGTGAAAAAATGCCTAATGAGGAAATGTTCTACAAGGCTATCTTGAAAATGGGtcttatttatcaacatgtgtgCCACGCACATAATTCCCTGTAATcagattttattcttttaaaacttcttttgtCATACACTTTGGGATTatcagataaaaaagaaacaggTATCTGTCCTACTATGCTTAAACATACTTTAAAATAGCAGTTTTATTAACGCCCAAAGCAAACAAAGAGGTGcctggttatttatcatttttgtttagccttcagaaaaagacaaactggaaagcatttttacaattacatttcctgcataaagaaatacatgtatataatcttTCAATAAACGGAAATCAACTTCCAAAAAACATGTCTTTTGATAATATTCTCTGGCAGAAAAAAGGCTCTACAAAGCCTTATAGGAAAATCGTTTTAACATTATGCCAAACTAGGTTTTGTTATTTCTGTACACAAGGTcggacattttgtttttaacatacaTTCTGTTTTCTGGGTATTGAGGTAATTTAGAACTTTTTTTCAATGCATGCATAGGAACTTCATGCTAAAGAGCTGTCATTAACAAACACTAAAGATGCAATTctatattttgtaaactttacTAGTCCttgttttgtatttcagttttatattgcttTAGATGGGGCCGATTTTGGCCAGAGTCACGTGTATTCTTCAGAATTGATTAGTTATTCAGTAATCTGCCAGGAAGGTTAATAATATCACTAAAGTTATCACTACACGTATATAACACAGAGCCTACACAGGTTATGACGGTGGCGTGGTAAAAGAGGGGTTCTGAAAGGAAGATGTACTCAGTTATTCAATACAGTAAGAAGAGAGTTCGGTAGGACGTAAAACGACTCACGGTAAGAAGAAACTTCAAGCCGTATAGGTATGTTATGCTCCCCAAGATAAACTTAAAACTAATATAACAACCAGAGAAATGAAGtcatcaataaaaataattactgATATATGacaatttattctatatttagtCGGATTGaatttacatacatatattgTATGCACAATATTCAACTGAACTGGCGTCAGATTGCATAAATCGTGACCGCTAGAGAGATATAGTTTTCAAATGAGTTGTATGTAAAAAGAGTTATTAATTAATTATGCAAAGATGTATGTTAGTTTCACAGATAATTTCTGAAGCCGTATGAGTTTAATAAGTACAAATGTGGCTAACAAAGAAACCTATTGTTCTTTTGTACGGATCCAAGTTTGTTCTTTCATACCTTGAACGCCACATTCGATTTTAAGTCAAGCGCTTGAACTTTTCATGGCTTTTTCAAGTTTGCCTTTATTTCTATTTGACTGTGTTCCAATATGTTCAACAGTGTTGAATAATAACCCGGGTTTTATCGGAGCCCAGTAACTAACCATAAACTTAGTATACAAAGATACCACAGATTGTAAAACTAAAATCTACGAAAGGAAACTAAGTTATAAAAGTAGGAATGTCAAATCTAACGTTTACCTTTATATATAGGCCACTGTCACAAAGCACTAAATTACACAATGACACATATTTGACATAATATCTAACATGTATATTATAGAGCTATTATCGATATTTCAAGTTTGTAACCCAATATACACGCTTTTGAATCATTTTAGTTAAAAACTTGTATGTtaaataagtttttaattttaaagtttgtaaatCAGATGATTAGGTTTGGCTTAAAAGAATATTCGAAGTTCATAGAACGAAATATTTCTAACAAAGAAAACGAAACTATTTCTCAAAACTACAAAATCaggatatttgttttaaatttttaacccgCAGATCTTACTCCTTACTATTGTCATTATTGTATACCTTTTCAGTGATGTTCCTCTGCTTAGCTTGTCCTCGGCTACAGGTGTCATTGGTACCATGTGATCTTCCTTCTGTTGCTGGTTCCCTTTAAAACGAGAAAAGTGAAATACACTTTAGACTTCCTTTTAAAACTTGTTTAGCACATTAGTCCAGCTTACTAAATTTTATAAGATAATCTAGCACATTTTGTACAT encodes:
- the LOC123548909 gene encoding kinesin-related protein 4-like, with amino-acid sequence MGCSNSTPVHPSIYNETIKKQNNANGEIKEKAPIQEVNTKYMKGDFSQYQLAKHNREKHQKERQIKLFQAADEMTGKVMEDREMLSLGTRSRGTSRNTSRATSPTSNKRNQQQKEDHMVPMTPVAEDKLSRGTSLKSIDTTPKKKHKKDKQSKNKSKTKKHRKGKKSKKGKGKSSEEKHDSDSDSGLEDENEDHEEHSDAENDKENDEVKTVINVTQNENAHNTTEHLSSNTNIKHEGVLPLKDANSAMSVETPLVSKRSVRDIKIQSASKDSGIAESGINEITNQSTETTGTDLEDNNRNDGPAEERSDSRI